TCTTTGAGGTTGAAGGAAGGGTTCGGGTAGGAGAAACAAGGGCGACACGGGCAAGGCGGTCGCTCTTTTCTTTTCTGTGGATGAACGACGGGTTCAGATCGCCCAGCGCAACGTGTGCGCGGAGGGCTGCAGCCAGTTGGCGTCCGTGCCGGTGGGCTCGGCCTCCCCCGACTTCTGCAGCACGCGGTCGAGAATGCGTTTCTCGATGGCCGCGAACGCCGGATCGCCCTGAGAGCGCGGCCTGGCGAGCGCAATGTTCTCGTCGAGCGCAATGCGCCCGTCCTCGATCAGGATCACGCGGTCCGCGAGCGCCACGGCCTCCTGCACGTCATGCGTCACCAGCAGCGCGGTGAAGCGGTGGCGCTGCCAGAGGTTCTCGATGAGGCGGTGCATCTCGATGCGCGTGAGCGCGTCGAGCGCGCCCAGCGGCTCGTCCAGCAGCAGCAGGCGCGGGTGATGCACCAGCGCCCGCGCGAGCGACACCCGCTGGCGCTGTCCACCCGACAGGCGCGCCGGCCATTCGTTCTCGCGGTCGGCCAGGCCCACCTGCGCGAGCACTTCCTTGCCACGCGCCGTGGCGTCATTAGGCAAGCCGAGCGTCACGTTGTCGAGCACCCGGCGCCAGGGCAGGAGGCGCGCCTCCTGGAACATGATCCGGGTGTCGTCGTGCAGGCCGTCAATGGCCTTGCCGTCCGTGAAGAGCCCGCCGGAGTTGGCCTCTTCGAGCCCGGCGACGAGCCGCAGCAGCGTGCTTTTGCCGCAGCCGCTGCGCCCGACGATGGCGATGAACTGCCCCGGATCGATGCTGAGCTGGGTGTTGCGCAGTACCTCGCGCGCGCCATAACGCTTGTGCAGGCCGCGCGCTTCGAGGCGCACGCCGCCGGCGATGAGGGGGGAGTCTTTGACGGCATTCATTTCAATCTCTCGTTCCGATAGGTTCTTGTTTCGGGGCGCTGTTGTTCAGGGCGCGTGCACAGGCCACCGGGTACTCCCCTCCGCGAATGCGAAATAAAGGAGGAGGCCGCAGGCCGGGGGACATTCGCGGAGCAAGGTACCTCGTCGGCGGGAGCGCGCCCTGAACACAGCACGTCAAACACAACGCGGCGACGAATAGAGAAGCGACTTGTCATCCCGTTTTCCAGAAACGAAGACCTCACTTCGCCGTCTTCTTCTGGTAGCCAGGATGCCAGCGCAGCCACCATTGCTCCAGCCCGCGCGCGAACAGGTCGGCCAGCTTGCCGAGCAGCGCATACAGCAGGATGCCCACGAGCACGATGTCGGTCTGCAGGAACTCGCGGGCGTTCATCGTGAGATAGCCGATGCCGGCCTGCGCCGAGATGGTTTCGGCCACGATCAAGATCACCCACATCAGCCCGAGCGAAAAGCGCAGGCCCACCAGGATGGACGACAGCGCACCGGGCAGGATCACCTCGCGGTACAGCTGCCAGCGCGACAGGCCGTAGGTGCGCCCCATCTCGATCAGTTGCGGATCGACGTTGCGGATGCCGTGAAAGGTGTTGAGGTAGATCGGAAAGAACACCGACACCGAGATCAAAAACAGCTTGGCCGACTCGTCGATGCCGAACCACAGGATCACGAGCGGAATGAGCGCCAGCGCGGGAATGTTGCGCACCATCTGGATGGTCGAGTCGAGCAGCGTCTCGAAGAACTTCACCGAACCTGTCAAGAGGCCCAGCACCAGCCCCGTTCCGCCGCCGATCGCAAGCCCCGCCAGTGCGCGTCCCGCGCTCACCTTGACGTGCGTCCAGAGCTCGCCCGACACGGCCAGCGCCCACGCGGCCTTGACCACGTCCACCGGTGCCGGCAGCACCCGCGTGGAGAGCCAGCCCAGCGATGAAGCAATCTGCCAGAAGACGATCAGCCCCACCGGCACGAGCCACGGCACCAGCCGCCCCGCCACATTGGCGCCGAAGGCCTTGAGCGCGCCGCCGGCGTTTTCTTCTCGTGAAGGCGCGACCGCCGGCAGTTCCTGCACTTGTTCCGTCATGGGAGAGATCCTTCCTAGCTTTGGGAAGCGAAGCGCGAAGGCGCATCGAGATTGGCAACGACTTCGCCGAACGGTCCGCTCAGCGAGCCGCCCGCGAGCCGTGCCTGCGCCTTGCGCGAGAGCAGCGGGAACACCAGTTCGGCGAAGCGGTAGGCCTCTTCGAGATGCGGATAGCCCGAGAGAATGAATTTGTCGAGGCCGAGCGCCGCGTATTCCTCGATGCGCGCCGCCACGGTCTTCGGGTCGCCCACCAGCGCCGTGCCCGCGCCGCCGCGTACCAGGCCGACACCGGCCCAGAGGTTGGGCGAGATCTCCAGCTCGGCGCGCGAGCGCCTGGCACCGCCCGCATGCAGCGCGGCCATGCGGCGCTGGCCTTCGGAGTCCATGCGCGCAAAGGCGGCCTGGGCGCGGATCACGGTCTCGTCGTCGACACGGCTGATCAATTCTTCCGCGGCCTTCCATGCGGCGTCTTCCGTCTCGCGCACGATCACATGCAGCCGGATGCCGAACTCCACCGTGCGGCCCTTGCGCGCGGCGCGGTTGCGCACGTCGGCGATCTTCCTGGCCACCTCGGTGGGTGGTTCGCCCCAGGTGAGGTAGGCATCGACCTGCTCGGCCGCAAGCTCGTGCGCGGCGGCCGACGAGCCGCCGAACCATATCGGCGGATAGGGTTCCTGCACCGGCGGATAGAGCAGCTTCGCGCCCTTTACGCGGAGGTGCCGGCCTTCGTAGTCGAAGGCCTGGCCGCTGTGGCTGCGCACAAGAATCTCGCGCCAGATGCGGATGAACTCGGCCGATTGCTCGT
This genomic window from Variovorax paradoxus contains:
- a CDS encoding ATP-binding cassette domain-containing protein — encoded protein: MNAVKDSPLIAGGVRLEARGLHKRYGAREVLRNTQLSIDPGQFIAIVGRSGCGKSTLLRLVAGLEEANSGGLFTDGKAIDGLHDDTRIMFQEARLLPWRRVLDNVTLGLPNDATARGKEVLAQVGLADRENEWPARLSGGQRQRVSLARALVHHPRLLLLDEPLGALDALTRIEMHRLIENLWQRHRFTALLVTHDVQEAVALADRVILIEDGRIALDENIALARPRSQGDPAFAAIEKRILDRVLQKSGEAEPTGTDANWLQPSAHTLRWAI
- the ssuD gene encoding FMNH2-dependent alkanesulfonate monooxygenase; the protein is MQIFWFLPTHGDSRYLGTSEGARPIDLAYLQQIAGAADSLGYEGVLIPTGRSCEDPWVIASSLIGATTKLKFLVAVRPGLHQPSLAARMAATFDRLSGGRLLVNLVTGGDQAELEGDGVYLDHAARYEQSAEFIRIWREILVRSHSGQAFDYEGRHLRVKGAKLLYPPVQEPYPPIWFGGSSAAAHELAAEQVDAYLTWGEPPTEVARKIADVRNRAARKGRTVEFGIRLHVIVRETEDAAWKAAEELISRVDDETVIRAQAAFARMDSEGQRRMAALHAGGARRSRAELEISPNLWAGVGLVRGGAGTALVGDPKTVAARIEEYAALGLDKFILSGYPHLEEAYRFAELVFPLLSRKAQARLAGGSLSGPFGEVVANLDAPSRFASQS
- the ssuC gene encoding aliphatic sulfonate ABC transporter permease SsuC, translating into MTEQVQELPAVAPSREENAGGALKAFGANVAGRLVPWLVPVGLIVFWQIASSLGWLSTRVLPAPVDVVKAAWALAVSGELWTHVKVSAGRALAGLAIGGGTGLVLGLLTGSVKFFETLLDSTIQMVRNIPALALIPLVILWFGIDESAKLFLISVSVFFPIYLNTFHGIRNVDPQLIEMGRTYGLSRWQLYREVILPGALSSILVGLRFSLGLMWVILIVAETISAQAGIGYLTMNAREFLQTDIVLVGILLYALLGKLADLFARGLEQWWLRWHPGYQKKTAK